A genome region from Bradyrhizobium commune includes the following:
- a CDS encoding HpcH/HpaI aldolase family protein, with the protein MANKVKEIWKSGKAVVNAWLAIPSGFSAEMIAQCGFDSVTVDMQHGVQDYLSMVQCFQAMDKHPVTPMVRVPWNEPGIIGKVLDGGAYGVICPMVNTPQEAKNLVSYSKYPPQGVRSNGPIRAGMYGTAGSYQKTANADTVLLPMMETRTAVENMEAILDVEGLDGVYIGPSDLGFSYGLEPKLDRTEPEILAIYEKIIKECGKRGLNPGIHCSGAEGAARAINMGFKLVTLSNEVGLMTTYAKMQVNATRKDSGGKA; encoded by the coding sequence GTGGCGAACAAGGTCAAGGAAATCTGGAAGTCGGGCAAGGCCGTGGTCAACGCGTGGCTCGCGATTCCCTCCGGCTTCTCGGCCGAGATGATCGCGCAATGCGGTTTCGACAGCGTCACCGTCGACATGCAGCACGGCGTGCAGGATTATCTGTCGATGGTGCAGTGCTTCCAGGCCATGGACAAGCATCCGGTGACGCCGATGGTCCGCGTGCCCTGGAACGAGCCCGGCATCATCGGCAAGGTGCTCGACGGCGGCGCCTATGGCGTGATCTGCCCGATGGTCAACACGCCGCAGGAAGCGAAAAATCTCGTCTCCTATTCGAAATATCCGCCGCAGGGCGTCCGCTCCAACGGCCCCATCCGCGCCGGCATGTACGGCACTGCGGGCTCCTATCAGAAGACCGCGAACGCCGACACCGTGCTGCTGCCGATGATGGAGACCAGGACCGCGGTCGAGAACATGGAAGCGATCCTCGATGTCGAGGGCCTCGACGGCGTCTATATCGGCCCGTCCGATCTCGGCTTCTCCTACGGCCTCGAGCCGAAGCTGGATCGCACCGAGCCCGAGATCCTCGCGATCTACGAGAAGATCATCAAGGAATGCGGCAAGCGCGGCCTCAATCCCGGCATCCATTGCAGCGGCGCCGAAGGTGCGGCGCGTGCCATCAACATGGGCTTCAAGCTGGTGACGCTCTCGAACGAGGTCGGGTTGATGACGACCTACGCCAAGATGCAGGTGAATGCGACCCGCAAGGATTCGGGCGGGAAGGCCTGA
- the hpaR gene encoding homoprotocatechuate degradation operon regulator HpaR, protein MAKRPADPSPNAPAARQVPMRDFSRSLPMSLLRAREAVMRQFRPSLREHGLTEQQWRILRALAAIEAVEVTELARTAFLLGPSLSRILRDLEARNLIERKTAKADQRRSMVSISREGVKLMASVAPSSEAIYAEITRRFGARKLVELQEMLGELEQSLAGLGAADEASAEE, encoded by the coding sequence ATGGCGAAGCGACCGGCTGATCCTAGCCCAAATGCACCTGCCGCGCGGCAGGTGCCGATGCGCGACTTCTCGCGCTCGCTGCCGATGTCGCTGCTCAGGGCGCGCGAGGCGGTGATGCGGCAGTTCCGCCCATCGCTGCGCGAGCACGGGCTGACCGAGCAGCAATGGCGTATCCTGCGCGCGCTCGCGGCCATCGAGGCCGTCGAGGTCACGGAACTCGCACGCACCGCGTTCCTGCTCGGCCCGAGCCTGTCGCGCATTTTGCGCGATCTGGAGGCGCGCAATCTGATCGAGCGCAAGACCGCGAAGGCCGACCAGCGCCGCAGCATGGTGTCGATCTCCAGGGAGGGCGTGAAGCTGATGGCCTCCGTGGCGCCGTCCTCGGAAGCGATCTATGCCGAGATCACGCGGCGCTTTGGCGCACGCAAGCTCGTCGAGTTGCAGGAGATGCTGGGCGAGCTCGAGCAAAGCCTCGCGGGGCTCGGCGCCGCCGACGAGGCAAGTGCCGAGGAGTGA
- the hpaH gene encoding 2-oxo-hept-4-ene-1,7-dioate hydratase, protein MALSNDDIRACARRLHQAEKTRTQIRQLSQDFPDISIADAYAIQKAWVEVKIAEGRVVKGHKIGLTSKAMQSALNINEPDSGVLLDDMFFADGGQVPTERFIATRVEAELAFVMSKRLAGPDRTMFDVLNATDFVVPALEILDTRIERVDPRTKAARKIYDTIADNAANAGIVLGGRPIRPLDADLRWIGALCFKNGQLEETGLAAGVLNHPATAVAWLANKIAPLGLALEPGQIVLAGSFIRPIETRKGDTIQADYGAYGSVSCYFA, encoded by the coding sequence ATGGCGCTTTCCAACGACGATATCCGAGCTTGCGCGAGGCGTCTGCACCAGGCGGAGAAGACCCGTACGCAGATCCGGCAGCTCTCGCAGGATTTTCCCGACATCAGCATTGCCGATGCCTACGCGATTCAGAAGGCCTGGGTCGAGGTCAAGATCGCCGAGGGGCGCGTGGTCAAGGGCCACAAGATCGGCCTGACCTCGAAGGCGATGCAGAGCGCGCTCAACATCAACGAGCCGGATTCCGGCGTGCTGCTCGACGACATGTTCTTTGCCGATGGCGGCCAGGTCCCGACCGAGCGCTTCATCGCGACGCGCGTCGAGGCCGAGCTCGCTTTCGTCATGAGCAAGCGCCTCGCGGGGCCGGACCGCACGATGTTCGACGTGCTCAACGCCACCGACTTCGTGGTGCCCGCGCTGGAGATTCTGGATACGCGGATCGAGCGCGTCGATCCCAGGACCAAGGCGGCGCGAAAAATCTACGACACCATCGCCGACAACGCGGCGAATGCCGGCATTGTGCTCGGCGGACGGCCGATCCGCCCGCTGGACGCCGATCTGCGCTGGATCGGCGCGCTGTGCTTCAAGAACGGCCAGCTGGAGGAGACGGGGCTCGCCGCTGGCGTGCTCAATCATCCCGCGACCGCCGTTGCGTGGCTCGCCAACAAGATCGCGCCGCTCGGGCTTGCGCTCGAGCCCGGCCAAATCGTGCTTGCCGGCTCCTTCATCCGTCCAATCGAGACCCGCAAGGGCGACACAATCCAAGCCGATTATGGCGCCTACGGCTCGGTGAGCTGCTACTTCGCCTGA
- a CDS encoding 5-carboxymethyl-2-hydroxymuconate Delta-isomerase, with amino-acid sequence MPHFTIEYSANLDSRLDIGTVCEVVRKAAVETGIFPLGGIRVRAIRCEHYAIADARQDYGFLDMVLRIGEGRDLPTRKKAGEQVFQALSKHLDPVFAGSKFALSFDMQINDKDTSWKRNNIHGALKVEAAHG; translated from the coding sequence ATGCCGCATTTCACGATTGAATATTCGGCCAATCTCGATAGCCGACTTGACATCGGCACTGTCTGCGAAGTCGTGCGCAAGGCGGCGGTCGAGACCGGCATTTTCCCGCTCGGCGGCATCCGCGTCCGCGCCATCCGCTGCGAGCATTATGCGATCGCGGATGCGCGGCAGGATTACGGCTTTCTCGACATGGTGCTGCGCATCGGCGAGGGCCGCGACCTGCCGACCCGCAAGAAGGCGGGCGAGCAAGTCTTCCAGGCGCTTTCAAAACATCTCGATCCGGTCTTCGCCGGCTCAAAATTCGCTTTGTCGTTCGACATGCAGATCAACGACAAGGACACCAGCTGGAAGCGCAACAACATCCACGGCGCATTGAAAGTGGAGGCTGCCCATGGATAA
- the hpaE gene encoding 5-carboxymethyl-2-hydroxymuconate semialdehyde dehydrogenase — MDKPTPKADVFQANRDRAAPLLKTLRADGIGHMIDGKIVPSISGETFETKSPVDGATLASVARGNAEDIDAAATAAALAFKSWRDIGPAMRKKLLHRVADAIEDNAEDIAVLECIDTGQAYRFMAKAAVRAAENFRFFADKCAEARDGLNTPSDEHWNISTRVPIGPVGVITPWNTPFMLSTWKIAPALAAGCTVVHKPAEWSPVTAAILARLVKEAGVPDGVLNTVHGFGEEAGKALTEHPAIKAIGFVGESATGSAIMVQGAPTLKRVHFELGGKNPVIVFDDADLDRALDAVVFMIYSLNGERCTSSSRLLIQASIAEKFVEKLTARVKALKVGDPLDPATEIGPLIHERHLAKVCSYFDVARQDGATIAVGGKAYDGPGGGHYVEPTLVTGANGKMRVAQEEVFGPFLTVLPFGDEADAIEIANDIRYGLTGYVWTNDVGRALRVADALEAGMIWLNSENVRHLPTPFGGMKASGIGRDGGDYSFDFYMETKHVSLARGTHKIQKLGM, encoded by the coding sequence ATGGATAAACCCACCCCGAAGGCCGATGTGTTCCAGGCCAACCGCGACCGCGCAGCACCACTGCTGAAGACCCTGCGCGCCGACGGCATCGGCCACATGATCGACGGCAAGATCGTCCCGTCGATCTCAGGTGAAACGTTTGAGACGAAGTCGCCGGTCGACGGCGCGACGCTTGCGAGCGTCGCGCGCGGCAACGCCGAGGACATCGACGCCGCGGCGACTGCGGCGGCGCTCGCCTTCAAATCCTGGCGCGACATCGGGCCGGCGATGCGGAAGAAGCTGCTGCATCGGGTCGCCGACGCGATCGAGGACAATGCCGAAGACATCGCCGTGCTCGAATGCATCGACACCGGACAGGCCTATCGCTTCATGGCCAAGGCCGCGGTCCGCGCCGCCGAGAATTTCCGCTTCTTCGCCGACAAATGCGCCGAGGCTCGTGACGGCCTCAACACGCCGAGCGATGAGCACTGGAACATCTCGACCCGCGTGCCGATCGGCCCGGTCGGCGTGATCACGCCGTGGAACACGCCGTTCATGCTCTCGACCTGGAAGATCGCGCCTGCGCTGGCCGCGGGTTGCACCGTCGTGCACAAGCCGGCCGAGTGGTCGCCGGTGACGGCCGCGATTTTGGCAAGGCTGGTCAAGGAAGCCGGCGTTCCCGACGGCGTGCTCAACACCGTGCACGGGTTTGGCGAAGAGGCCGGCAAGGCGCTGACCGAGCATCCCGCCATCAAGGCGATCGGCTTCGTCGGCGAAAGCGCGACGGGCTCGGCGATCATGGTTCAGGGCGCGCCGACCTTGAAGCGCGTGCATTTCGAGCTCGGCGGCAAGAACCCGGTGATCGTGTTCGACGATGCCGATCTCGACCGCGCGCTCGATGCGGTGGTGTTCATGATCTACTCGCTCAATGGCGAGCGCTGCACCTCGTCGAGCCGGTTATTGATCCAGGCCAGCATTGCGGAAAAATTCGTGGAGAAGCTGACCGCGCGCGTGAAGGCGCTGAAGGTCGGCGATCCCCTCGATCCCGCGACCGAGATCGGGCCGCTGATCCACGAGCGGCATCTGGCAAAAGTCTGTTCCTATTTCGATGTCGCACGCCAGGACGGCGCAACCATTGCGGTCGGCGGCAAGGCGTATGACGGCCCGGGCGGCGGCCACTATGTCGAGCCGACGCTGGTGACCGGTGCCAACGGCAAGATGCGCGTGGCGCAGGAGGAGGTGTTCGGCCCGTTCCTTACCGTGCTGCCGTTCGGGGACGAAGCCGACGCGATCGAGATCGCCAACGACATCCGCTATGGCCTGACCGGCTATGTCTGGACCAACGACGTCGGCCGCGCATTGCGCGTCGCTGACGCGCTGGAGGCCGGCATGATCTGGCTGAATTCGGAAAACGTCCGCCATCTGCCGACGCCGTTCGGCGGCATGAAGGCCTCGGGCATCGGCCGCGACGGCGGCGACTATTCGTTCGACTTCTACATGGAAACCAAGCACGTCTCGCTCGCGCGGGGCACGCACAAGATTCAAAAGCTGGGAATGTAG
- the hpaD gene encoding 3,4-dihydroxyphenylacetate 2,3-dioxygenase codes for MPVPQHIFEPPFNIIRSSHVVLDVTDLKLSRAFYETIVGLHVEDADDNVVYLRAAEEHQHHSLVLRKAAAPACNRLGFKVGNDRDLDKAARFLSENSLNYAFVDQPFQGRTLQFTDPFGYQIELYASMDRRPHLLRRFDLYKGCHPQRLDHFNVFAAEVQDTVEFYAQLGFRLTEYAEEDGPNGRIAAAWMHRKGNVHDFAITNGKGPRLHHFAYWTPTAMNIIHLCDVMASAGFVKNIERGPGRHGISNAFFLYVRDPDGHRLELYTSDYFTGDHDHEPLRWSLRDPRRQTLWGAPAPRSWFEQGSPFTGQAVRDPKFVADVLVAD; via the coding sequence ATGCCGGTACCGCAACACATCTTCGAGCCGCCGTTCAACATCATCCGTTCGAGCCACGTCGTGCTCGACGTGACCGATTTGAAGCTGAGCCGCGCGTTCTACGAGACCATTGTCGGCCTGCATGTCGAAGACGCCGACGACAATGTCGTCTATTTGCGCGCGGCCGAAGAGCATCAGCATCACTCTCTCGTGCTGCGGAAGGCGGCCGCGCCCGCCTGTAACAGGCTCGGCTTCAAGGTCGGCAACGACAGGGATCTCGACAAGGCCGCGAGGTTCCTCTCCGAGAACAGCCTCAACTACGCCTTCGTCGATCAGCCGTTCCAGGGCCGCACGCTGCAATTCACCGACCCCTTCGGCTACCAGATCGAGCTCTATGCTTCGATGGACCGCCGGCCGCACCTGCTCCGCCGCTTCGACCTCTACAAGGGATGCCATCCGCAGCGGCTCGACCATTTCAACGTCTTCGCCGCCGAGGTACAGGACACCGTCGAGTTTTACGCGCAGCTCGGCTTCCGCCTCACCGAATATGCCGAGGAGGATGGGCCGAACGGACGCATTGCGGCGGCCTGGATGCATCGCAAGGGCAACGTCCACGATTTCGCGATCACCAACGGCAAGGGCCCGCGGCTGCATCATTTCGCCTACTGGACGCCGACGGCGATGAACATCATCCATCTCTGCGACGTCATGGCCTCCGCTGGCTTCGTCAAGAACATCGAGCGCGGCCCCGGGCGCCACGGCATTTCGAACGCGTTCTTCCTCTACGTGCGCGATCCCGACGGGCATCGGCTGGAACTCTACACCAGCGATTACTTCACCGGCGATCACGACCACGAGCCGCTGCGCTGGTCGCTGCGCGATCCGCGCCGCCAGACGCTGTGGGGCGCACCGGCGCCACGCTCCTGGTTCGAGCAGGGGTCGCCCTTCACGGGCCAGGCCGTGCGCGACCCGAAGTTTGTAGCCGACGTGCTGGTCGCGGATTGA
- a CDS encoding fumarylacetoacetate hydrolase family protein: MKLPRLATYSVKGATRYGAVLEGGIVDLSPHHEDYPTLREVIAAGKLASLAEQAAGRRPDHALADITWLPPVPAPEKIICIGVNYPDRNAEYKDGQDAPKYPSMFMRSPRSFVGHDTPLVRPRASAQLDYEGEIVLVIGKAGRHIAESAALDHVAALTLCNEGSVRDWLRHAKFNVTQGKNFDSSGSLGPWLVPYTREAQIADIRLTTHVNGELRQDDRTSRLMFPFRTLISYISTFATLVPGDIIVTGTPTGAGARFDPPRYLKPGDVIEVAAEGIGSLRNGVVDEA; this comes from the coding sequence ATGAAGCTCCCTCGCCTCGCCACCTATTCCGTCAAGGGTGCAACCCGCTACGGCGCCGTCCTGGAGGGCGGCATCGTCGATCTCTCGCCGCACCACGAGGACTATCCGACGCTGCGCGAGGTGATCGCCGCGGGAAAGCTTGCAAGCCTCGCCGAGCAGGCGGCCGGCCGCAGGCCGGACCATGCGCTCGCCGATATCACCTGGCTGCCGCCAGTGCCGGCGCCGGAAAAGATCATCTGCATCGGCGTCAACTATCCCGACCGCAATGCCGAGTACAAGGATGGCCAGGACGCGCCCAAATATCCGAGCATGTTCATGCGCTCGCCCCGCTCCTTCGTCGGCCACGACACGCCGCTGGTGCGCCCGCGCGCATCGGCGCAGCTCGACTATGAGGGCGAGATCGTGCTGGTGATCGGCAAGGCCGGGCGGCACATCGCTGAAAGCGCTGCGCTCGATCACGTCGCAGCGCTCACACTCTGCAACGAAGGTTCGGTGCGCGACTGGCTGCGCCACGCAAAATTCAACGTCACGCAGGGCAAGAATTTCGACTCCAGCGGCAGCCTCGGGCCGTGGCTTGTGCCCTACACGAGGGAAGCGCAGATCGCCGACATCCGTCTGACCACGCATGTCAACGGCGAGCTCAGGCAGGACGACCGTACCAGCCGGCTGATGTTTCCGTTCCGCACCCTCATCAGCTACATCTCGACCTTCGCGACGCTCGTCCCCGGCGACATCATTGTCACGGGCACGCCGACCGGCGCCGGTGCCCGGTTCGATCCGCCGCGTTACTTGAAGCCCGGCGATGTCATCGAGGTCGCAGCCGAAGGCATCGGATCTTTACGCAACGGCGTCGTCGACGAAGCCTGA
- a CDS encoding thiamine pyrophosphate-dependent enzyme — MTTLTGGEAIVSGLVAHGVDTVFGLPGAQIYGLFDAFHQAQLKVIGARHEQACGYMAFGYARSSGRPGVFSVVPGPGVLNASAALLTAYGCNEPVLCVTGQVPTQFLGKGRGHLHEMPDQLATLRTYVKWADRIETPGNAPTTVARAFQEMTSGRRGPASVEMPWDIFTQRAETAAAQVLEPLPAPLPDPDLIRQAAALIKASKAPMIFVGSGAIEARAEILELAEMIDAPVVAFRSGRGIVSNAHELGLTMAAAYKLWPKTDLMIGIGSRLELPTMSRWPYRPGGLKSIRIDIDPVEMRRFISDTAIVADARTATADLTAAVSKAGYSKTAGRRAAIREATATAQQEIQRIQPQMAYLNILREVLPPNAIVTDELSQVGFASWYGFPIYQPRTFITSGYQGTLGSGFPTALGAKIANPDKPVVAITGDGGFMFGVQELATAVQFNIGVVTLVFNNNAYGNVRRDQRERFDGRVVASDLVNPDFVKLAESFGVAAARVTAPDQFKAAMEKALAQGGPYLISVEVTRDSEVSPWAFIHPPKP; from the coding sequence ATGACCACCCTCACCGGCGGCGAAGCGATCGTAAGCGGGCTTGTTGCGCATGGCGTCGACACCGTGTTCGGCCTGCCCGGCGCGCAGATCTATGGACTGTTCGACGCCTTCCACCAGGCCCAGCTCAAGGTGATCGGCGCGCGGCACGAGCAGGCCTGCGGCTACATGGCGTTCGGCTATGCGCGCTCCAGCGGCCGGCCGGGCGTGTTCAGCGTCGTGCCCGGCCCCGGCGTGCTCAACGCCAGCGCGGCGCTGCTCACCGCCTATGGCTGCAACGAACCGGTGCTGTGCGTCACCGGTCAGGTACCGACACAGTTTCTCGGCAAGGGTCGCGGCCATCTGCACGAGATGCCGGACCAGCTCGCAACTCTACGCACCTATGTGAAATGGGCAGACCGCATTGAGACACCCGGCAACGCGCCGACCACTGTCGCGCGCGCCTTTCAGGAGATGACGTCCGGACGGCGCGGCCCCGCTTCGGTCGAAATGCCCTGGGACATTTTCACGCAGCGCGCGGAGACTGCGGCTGCGCAGGTGCTGGAGCCGCTGCCCGCGCCGCTTCCCGACCCTGATCTGATCAGGCAGGCGGCTGCGCTGATCAAGGCCAGCAAGGCGCCGATGATCTTCGTCGGCAGCGGCGCGATCGAGGCGCGCGCGGAGATCCTCGAGCTCGCCGAGATGATCGATGCACCCGTGGTCGCCTTCCGCAGCGGCCGCGGCATCGTCTCCAATGCGCATGAGCTCGGGCTCACCATGGCCGCCGCCTACAAGCTGTGGCCAAAGACCGATCTGATGATCGGCATCGGCTCGCGGCTGGAGCTGCCGACGATGTCGCGCTGGCCGTATCGGCCCGGCGGGTTGAAGAGCATCCGCATCGACATCGATCCCGTCGAGATGCGGCGCTTCATCTCGGACACCGCCATTGTCGCCGACGCCAGGACGGCGACTGCCGATCTCACGGCTGCCGTCAGCAAGGCCGGCTACAGCAAGACCGCCGGCCGCCGCGCCGCGATCCGCGAGGCGACTGCGACCGCGCAACAGGAAATCCAGCGCATCCAGCCGCAAATGGCGTATCTCAACATCCTGCGCGAGGTGCTGCCGCCGAACGCGATCGTCACCGATGAATTGTCGCAGGTCGGCTTCGCCTCCTGGTACGGCTTTCCGATCTACCAGCCGCGCACCTTCATCACGTCGGGCTATCAGGGCACGCTCGGCTCGGGTTTTCCAACCGCGCTGGGGGCCAAGATCGCCAATCCCGACAAGCCGGTCGTCGCCATCACCGGCGACGGCGGCTTCATGTTCGGCGTGCAGGAGCTTGCCACCGCCGTGCAATTCAACATCGGCGTGGTGACGCTGGTGTTCAACAACAACGCCTATGGCAATGTCCGCCGCGACCAGCGCGAGCGCTTTGACGGCCGCGTGGTGGCATCCGATCTGGTCAATCCGGATTTCGTCAAGCTCGCGGAGTCGTTTGGCGTTGCTGCGGCGCGCGTGACGGCGCCTGACCAATTCAAGGCGGCGATGGAGAAGGCGCTGGCGCAGGGCGGACCTTATCTGATCTCGGTGGAAGTGACGCGGGATTCGGAAGTCAGCCCGTGGG